A section of the Humulus lupulus chromosome 2, drHumLupu1.1, whole genome shotgun sequence genome encodes:
- the LOC133814165 gene encoding uncharacterized protein LOC133814165, translating into MEQFRSTHSNIGESSHASGSCVGRAASNVSPPPPPLAPYVEQEVVPPVLAPPPPPLAPHVQQVLVPPILAPPPPPPHVQPMITPPEPQVPPTMHELAIKTRDNIVASRYILKTDSTDIHGKKMPKEVARVVVEVAHDEMARLQFPNLNVGITLVGQAVGVPVAWHKHLIIDEKEKARRY; encoded by the exons ATGGAGCAATTTAGATCGACACATAGCAATATCGGTGAGTCATCGCATGCATCTGGTTCTTGTGTGGGAAGAGCAGCCTCTAATgtatcaccaccaccaccaccactagcaCCATATGTTGAACAAGAGGTTGTTCCACCAGTActagcaccaccaccaccaccactagcaCCACATGTTCAACAAGTGCTTGTTCCACCAATActagcaccaccaccaccaccaccacatgtTCAACCAATGATTACTCCACCAGAACCACAAGTTCCACCAACTATGCATGAG CTTGCTATCAAAACGAGAGACAACATAGTTGCATCGAGATACATCCTTAAGACTGATAGTACAGATATCCATGGAAAAAAGATGCCTAAAGAAGTTGCTCGTGTAGTCGTTGAGGTAGCCCACGATGAGATGGCTAGGCTACAATTTCCTAATTTGAATGTAGGGATCACTTTGGTAGGTCAAGCAGTTGGGGTACCAGTAGCATGgcataaacatcttattatcgaCGAAA AAGAGAAAgcaagaagatattga
- the LOC133815978 gene encoding uncharacterized protein LOC133815978 isoform X2: MIPSTQHPQPPKPPRVEPLTQEVVSISHNDSASMSSNLTSLLKFVSPWDNDYHKKINIPSHVFGYNTIATLFKDDVTQFCNMDKIGQTPMILYLRLLDDILHTNGLDHLYAFQHPGEVSVGHENKRAQELKDRFIQMGEKQFLICPWNNNAFTLYDTEKGKRVVSLKYYSPKVSNIQLYKT; encoded by the exons atgATACCTTCCACTCAACATCCACAGCCCCCAAAGCCTCCGCGTGTAGAGCCATTGACACAGGAGGTAGTGTCAATCTCTCACAATGATTCGGCATCTATGTCAAGTAATTTGACCTCTTTATTGAAGTTTGTATCACCATGGGATAATGACTACCACAAGAAGATTAATATCCCATCGCATGTTTTTGGATACAACACGATTGCTACGCTTTTCAAGGATGATGTGACGCAATTTTGCAATATGGACAAGATTGGGCAAACTCCAATGATATTGTATTTGAG GTTGTTGGATGATATACTACATACCAATGGGTTGGATCATTTGTACGCATTTCAGCATCCAGGTGAAGTTAGTGTAGGTCATGAGAATAAGCGTGCCCAAGAACTTAAAGACCGATTCATTCAAATGGGCGAGAAGCAGTTCCTTATTTGTCCCTGGAATAACAA TGCTTTCACGCTATATGATAcagaaaaaggaaaaagagttGTAAGTCTAAAGTATTATAGTCCAAAAGTAAGTAACATTCAACTTTATAAAACATAA
- the LOC133815978 gene encoding uncharacterized protein LOC133815978 isoform X1 — translation MIPSTQHPQPPKPPRVEPLTQEVVSISHNDSASMSSNLTSLLKFVSPWDNDYHKKINIPSHVFGYNTIATLFKDDVTQFCNMDKIGQTPMILYLRLLDDILHTNGLDHLYAFQHPGEVSVGHENKRAQELKDRFIQMGEKQFLICPWNNNEHWMLLLFQPHSHSVAFLDPINLQLRIEIKNIVRL, via the exons atgATACCTTCCACTCAACATCCACAGCCCCCAAAGCCTCCGCGTGTAGAGCCATTGACACAGGAGGTAGTGTCAATCTCTCACAATGATTCGGCATCTATGTCAAGTAATTTGACCTCTTTATTGAAGTTTGTATCACCATGGGATAATGACTACCACAAGAAGATTAATATCCCATCGCATGTTTTTGGATACAACACGATTGCTACGCTTTTCAAGGATGATGTGACGCAATTTTGCAATATGGACAAGATTGGGCAAACTCCAATGATATTGTATTTGAG GTTGTTGGATGATATACTACATACCAATGGGTTGGATCATTTGTACGCATTTCAGCATCCAGGTGAAGTTAGTGTAGGTCATGAGAATAAGCGTGCCCAAGAACTTAAAGACCGATTCATTCAAATGGGCGAGAAGCAGTTCCTTATTTGTCCCTGGAATAACAA tgaacattggatgttattGCTATTTCAACCTCACTCACATTCAGTGGCGTTCTTGGATCCCATTAACCTTCAATTACGCATtgagattaaaaatatagttaggctgtaa